The following proteins come from a genomic window of unidentified bacterial endosymbiont:
- a CDS encoding 4-amino-4-deoxy-L-arabinose-phospho-UDP flippase, with translation MIYLIAAFCVLGIAIGQLLFKLSANWLQRTGNLFDTHTLLALVAAFTVYGITSLVWVWLLQKGDLGRLYPLMAFAFIAVPIGSHYFFGERFPTQYFVGITLIMTGIIITMKS, from the coding sequence ATGATCTATCTTATTGCTGCTTTTTGTGTGCTCGGTATTGCTATCGGTCAACTCCTATTTAAGTTAAGCGCCAACTGGCTACAACGCACGGGGAATCTGTTTGATACTCATACCTTACTAGCCCTAGTGGCGGCTTTTACGGTTTATGGAATCACCAGTTTGGTGTGGGTTTGGCTGTTGCAAAAAGGAGATTTAGGGCGTCTCTATCCACTGATGGCCTTTGCATTTATAGCCGTTCCTATCGGCAGTCACTATTTTTTTGGCGAACGCTTCCCAACTCAATACTTTGTGGGTATCACCTTGATCATGACTGGTATTATTATTACTATGAAATCCTAA
- a CDS encoding glycosyltransferase, which produces MKRVNVGLVLYNNSQEEIFQCLNSLNRQTSVKSINKLLIKDNSISPLEHIDHWIAAQTANFEIQQWHGSNNGFGAAHNFLFQHTPETIEAYLCLNPDGVMHPNCLKALLEKMDQTGPNNLFEARQEPVMHPKFYHPDSGVTDWCSGACLLIPSPLYRTTQGFDETFFLYCEDVDLSWRVRAQGGRCFSISEARFLHYTLDRKQSSSDVEIWKSAAILAHKWGSKKFVKQALDRVKSLDRSKLNSVQETLKKIEQVPWGSLKTVKPHFNSGLVFSDALWN; this is translated from the coding sequence ATGAAGAGGGTCAATGTTGGATTAGTCCTTTACAATAATAGTCAAGAAGAAATTTTTCAATGTCTAAACAGCCTCAATAGACAAACCAGTGTTAAATCTATTAATAAGCTATTAATAAAGGATAATAGTATAAGCCCTCTCGAGCATATCGATCACTGGATAGCGGCTCAGACGGCCAACTTTGAAATTCAACAGTGGCATGGGTCTAATAATGGTTTCGGAGCCGCTCATAATTTTTTATTTCAACACACTCCTGAGACTATTGAAGCCTACCTTTGTCTTAATCCGGATGGGGTAATGCATCCCAATTGTCTAAAAGCGCTGCTAGAAAAAATGGACCAAACAGGACCCAACAACCTATTTGAAGCACGACAAGAGCCGGTGATGCACCCGAAATTTTATCACCCAGATTCTGGAGTGACCGATTGGTGTTCAGGCGCCTGCTTATTAATCCCTTCCCCGCTGTATCGTACTACACAAGGTTTTGATGAAACCTTTTTTCTTTATTGTGAAGATGTTGATCTCTCCTGGAGAGTCAGAGCTCAAGGTGGCCGGTGCTTTTCTATTTCTGAGGCCCGCTTCTTGCATTATACACTGGATAGAAAGCAGAGCAGTAGTGATGTAGAGATATGGAAATCTGCTGCTATTTTAGCGCATAAATGGGGTTCAAAAAAGTTCGTTAAACAGGCTCTAGATAGGGTGAAATCATTGGATCGTAGCAAACTTAATTCAGTACAAGAAACCCTAAAGAAAATAGAACAGGTGCCTTGGGGATCACTGAAAACCGTCAAACCTCACTTCAACTCCGGTTTGGTTTTTTCTGATGCACTATGGAATTAA
- a CDS encoding DUF6077 domain-containing protein: MHLLIASPLIFFSAWTVSAQLCILLGWNLKLLLTIAPVSIVLLFYLYFLTSKKPCRDWRQSTPIFLFRRDQEQVTTLCLLILLVSPIALYFSYNLFFILSLFLLGICLIPQTIKQIPDPIEAHSVSKKLTTVLLIFAIVSMIILTYTVSRSDLDDAFYVAVAAFTSARPEQPLLHTDPMFGEIGLPLLFPSYRFASFELLVGAIAYGLSLPAMEIYYIVLLPVWVMITIIATMLLTKEFMPKYWLWSGLMMLLLTVLLGETHRGPGNLSFVRLFQGKIVFLSTMVPTIFYITARFFSRHGTRRDLLLLACCQISSIGLTNFGMLAGPMAGFSALVSNIPLIFNCREPVKKFYAATAILLIPLPYLIYVSRHATKSPLLNFNSESAVQVFQSVLGPHQQYLLILLLLAGPILAKDTITRWRLAVPPLLLFGIYLNPWLAELISKHITTPPVYWRVVWSFPILIYSAIAFCMIFTTRLKSTANRLLHGLLAAVVLGLMIYTLPLHTLRLDNIGPIEGFATWKIPKNHLQIAEKAVKLSHHGKLLAPDEIAGVIARFEQHPPLVNVREAYLELLRPTMKENNYKPRRVLYDFITTPLKEDQPVRIALKTLDVSIIVMHLSNESSEKSNLLLTEHYERQAPIADYSIWRK, translated from the coding sequence ATGCATTTATTGATTGCTAGCCCTCTGATTTTTTTCTCCGCATGGACTGTTTCAGCACAGCTCTGCATTTTATTAGGATGGAATCTAAAATTACTATTAACTATTGCCCCAGTGAGCATAGTGTTATTATTTTACCTGTATTTTTTAACATCAAAAAAACCTTGTAGAGACTGGCGTCAATCCACCCCTATTTTTTTATTCAGGCGTGACCAAGAACAAGTAACCACTCTTTGTTTACTGATCCTTTTAGTTTCCCCCATTGCCCTTTACTTCTCTTATAATCTGTTTTTTATACTCTCTCTATTTTTACTCGGGATTTGTTTAATACCACAAACGATTAAACAAATACCCGATCCTATTGAAGCACACTCTGTTAGTAAAAAATTAACCACTGTGCTACTTATTTTTGCGATAGTGTCAATGATTATACTGACCTATACAGTCTCTAGAAGTGATTTAGATGATGCTTTTTATGTGGCTGTCGCAGCATTTACCTCTGCCCGACCAGAACAACCGCTGCTGCATACCGATCCCATGTTCGGAGAAATTGGATTGCCTTTATTATTTCCTAGTTACCGTTTTGCATCATTTGAGTTATTAGTGGGTGCTATTGCTTATGGGTTATCCCTCCCGGCAATGGAGATCTACTATATTGTTCTGTTACCTGTGTGGGTCATGATCACGATAATAGCAACGATGTTACTCACAAAAGAGTTCATGCCCAAGTATTGGTTGTGGAGTGGACTGATGATGCTGCTACTGACAGTTCTCCTAGGAGAGACACATCGTGGCCCAGGAAATTTATCTTTTGTTCGTCTATTCCAAGGTAAAATAGTATTTTTATCCACCATGGTTCCGACAATTTTTTATATTACAGCCCGTTTTTTCTCTCGTCATGGCACCCGACGAGATCTATTGTTACTCGCTTGTTGCCAAATCAGTTCAATAGGTTTAACCAATTTTGGTATGCTGGCTGGACCCATGGCTGGTTTTAGCGCACTAGTCTCTAATATCCCCTTGATTTTTAACTGTAGGGAGCCAGTAAAAAAATTCTACGCTGCCACAGCTATCCTGTTAATTCCTCTACCTTATCTAATATATGTTAGTAGACATGCCACGAAATCCCCCCTCTTAAATTTCAACAGTGAAAGTGCCGTACAAGTATTTCAATCAGTATTGGGTCCACACCAACAATATCTGCTCATACTACTGCTACTCGCTGGACCTATTTTAGCAAAAGACACTATCACACGATGGCGACTAGCGGTTCCGCCTTTACTACTGTTTGGAATTTATCTTAACCCCTGGCTAGCAGAACTTATCTCAAAGCACATCACAACCCCTCCAGTCTATTGGCGTGTGGTGTGGTCATTTCCAATATTAATTTATAGTGCAATCGCTTTTTGTATGATCTTCACCACACGTTTAAAAAGCACTGCAAACCGCCTCCTTCATGGCCTCTTGGCTGCAGTCGTTCTAGGCTTAATGATTTATACACTACCACTACATACCTTACGCTTAGATAACATTGGTCCTATAGAGGGTTTTGCCACCTGGAAAATCCCCAAAAATCATCTCCAGATTGCTGAAAAAGCGGTGAAACTGAGTCATCATGGAAAACTGCTAGCGCCCGATGAAATCGCTGGGGTCATTGCGCGATTCGAACAGCACCCACCATTGGTCAATGTCAGGGAAGCCTACTTAGAATTACTACGTCCTACTATGAAAGAAAATAATTATAAACCTAGGCGGGTTCTCTATGATTTTATCACGACGCCTCTTAAAGAGGATCAACCAGTGCGGATCGCCTTGAAAACACTCGATGTTTCGATTATTGTGATGCACCTAAGCAATGAATCCTCTGAAAAAAGTAATCTATTGTTAACCGAGCACTATGAACGGCAAGCGCCAATAGCTGACTATAGTATTTGGAGAAAATAA
- a CDS encoding glycosyltransferase family 2 protein translates to MNCAVVIPSYKVTHSIVELIKQIGPEVARIYVIDDACPDGSGRLVEECCTDERISVLYHLENKGVGGAVLTGYQAAIADNMDIIIKLDGDGQMDPSLIPYFIAPIAAGEADYTKGNRFFNLEDLQTMPKIRLFGNALLSLMTKLSSGYWDLFDPTNGYTAIHRVAAQSLPFEKISQRYFFETDMLFRLNTLRAVVVDIPMCAHYGNEISNMKISNLIAEFTCKHFKNFSKRIFYNYYLRDMSLASIELPLGLLLLLSGLIFGSLRWFNALPTGTPTPAGVVMLAALPMILGLQFILAFIGYDIASVPKKPLHLMKKWQR, encoded by the coding sequence ATGAACTGTGCGGTCGTCATACCCAGCTATAAAGTAACCCATTCCATTGTAGAGCTGATCAAGCAAATTGGTCCCGAAGTAGCGCGGATCTACGTGATTGATGACGCCTGCCCTGATGGATCAGGCCGTCTTGTAGAAGAGTGTTGCACCGATGAACGGATCAGCGTTCTTTACCACTTAGAAAACAAAGGAGTTGGTGGGGCAGTCCTCACCGGTTACCAGGCCGCGATAGCTGATAACATGGATATTATCATCAAGCTCGATGGTGATGGCCAGATGGACCCAAGCTTAATCCCTTATTTCATAGCGCCGATTGCAGCTGGTGAGGCTGATTACACGAAGGGCAATCGTTTCTTTAACCTGGAAGATCTACAGACGATGCCGAAAATACGTCTATTCGGCAACGCACTCCTCTCCTTAATGACTAAGCTCTCCTCTGGCTATTGGGACCTGTTTGATCCCACCAATGGTTACACAGCGATTCATCGTGTTGCTGCTCAATCCCTGCCTTTTGAAAAAATTAGTCAACGTTACTTTTTTGAAACCGATATGCTATTTCGGCTGAATACCTTACGGGCGGTGGTGGTTGATATTCCCATGTGTGCACACTATGGGAATGAAATCAGCAATATGAAAATTTCCAACCTGATTGCAGAGTTTACCTGTAAACATTTTAAAAATTTTAGTAAGAGAATTTTTTATAACTATTATCTTAGAGATATGTCACTAGCCTCTATTGAATTACCCCTCGGTCTATTGCTGCTGTTGTCCGGACTTATCTTTGGAAGCCTTCGTTGGTTCAACGCCTTACCAACGGGTACACCTACACCAGCAGGTGTGGTCATGCTAGCAGCTTTACCCATGATTTTAGGTCTGCAATTTATTTTGGCTTTTATTGGCTATGATATTGCCAGCGTACCCAAAAAACCATTACACTTGATGAAAAAATGGCAACGCTAA
- the rffA gene encoding dTDP-4-amino-4,6-dideoxygalactose transaminase → MPSAMIPFNKLYQTGNEIDYLAKALLNGRLAGDGPFTQRCQSWLRQQTSCCQALLTHSCTAALEMTALLLNIQPGDEIIMPSYTFVSTANAFALRGGVPVFIDIRYDTLNIDENLIEAAITSRTRAIAVVHYAGVACEMQAILAIAKRHGLAVVEDAAHGMMARYHGQLLGSLGDLGAYSFHDTKNIISGEGGSLLINDSSFVLSAETIRQKGTNRSRFLRGEVDKYTWETLGSSFLPSELTAAFLWAQLEQAEWITQQRLALWEFYQEQLKPVEQQGLLRRPVLPSGCQHNAHLYYLLLSPEIDRQVVLEHCKQQGVSILGHYDTPLHRSPGGQRYGRTSGQLVTTDAVAQRLIRLPLWIGLSESEQARVVKVLETSLLQ, encoded by the coding sequence ATGCCATCAGCCATGATCCCTTTTAACAAGCTTTACCAGACTGGTAATGAGATCGATTATCTCGCCAAAGCGCTCCTGAATGGCCGCTTGGCAGGCGATGGTCCTTTTACCCAACGTTGCCAGAGTTGGCTCAGGCAACAGACCAGCTGTTGCCAAGCGCTACTGACCCACTCTTGTACTGCGGCACTCGAAATGACCGCCCTACTGTTGAACATTCAACCAGGGGATGAAATCATCATGCCCTCCTATACGTTCGTCTCAACGGCTAACGCTTTTGCGTTACGAGGTGGGGTCCCCGTATTTATCGATATCCGTTATGATACGCTGAACATCGATGAAAATTTAATTGAAGCGGCGATCACCTCACGCACTCGGGCCATTGCGGTGGTGCATTATGCTGGGGTTGCCTGCGAAATGCAGGCTATTCTAGCTATCGCCAAACGCCACGGACTGGCAGTCGTAGAAGATGCGGCGCATGGCATGATGGCTAGATATCATGGGCAACTCTTAGGGTCACTTGGTGACTTGGGCGCCTACAGCTTTCATGACACTAAAAATATCATCAGTGGTGAAGGCGGCAGTCTGCTGATCAATGATTCCAGCTTTGTCCTGAGTGCTGAAACCATCCGCCAAAAAGGAACGAATCGCAGCCGTTTTTTACGTGGTGAAGTGGACAAATATACTTGGGAGACATTAGGTTCCTCTTTTTTGCCTAGCGAATTAACCGCTGCCTTCCTGTGGGCACAATTAGAACAGGCCGAATGGATTACCCAACAGCGATTAGCCCTGTGGGAGTTCTATCAGGAACAGCTAAAGCCAGTAGAGCAGCAAGGTCTACTGCGACGTCCTGTGTTGCCAAGTGGCTGCCAGCACAATGCTCATCTCTACTACCTATTACTATCACCAGAGATCGATCGCCAAGTCGTCTTAGAACACTGTAAACAACAAGGGGTGAGCATCCTTGGACATTATGATACCCCGCTGCACCGCTCGCCGGGTGGCCAGCGTTATGGCAGAACGTCCGGGCAATTAGTGACTACAGACGCTGTGGCACAACGGTTGATCCGTTTACCGCTGTGGATAGGGTTGAGTGAATCCGAACAAGCGAGAGTGGTTAAGGTGCTAGAAACTTCTTTATTGCAATAA